In Coriobacteriaceae bacterium, a single window of DNA contains:
- the uvrA gene encoding excinuclease ABC subunit UvrA, with product MSDSSIVIRGAREHNLRNIDVSIPRDELVVITGLSGSGKSSLAFDTIYAEGQRRYVESLSSYARQFLGQMDKPDLDSIDGLSPAVSIDQKTTSKNPRSTVGTVTEIYDYLRLLFARVGTPHCPECGRVIERQTTDQVADKVLAAGEGRRAFVLAPVVRGRKGEYAKLFEDLRAEGFSRVRVDGEVRSLDDPIDLDKKFKHDIEVVVDRIVIRENSLGRIAESVEQATALAHGNVNVYMLPDRDAPEGTEGELLEYSLALACPEHGHSIDDLQPRDFSFNAPYGACPECDGLGFKKTVDAEALIEDPSKSIADGVFGSLFGNSNYYPQIFAAVCKHFKVSADTPWEDLPPRVRRAFLDGMGDKKISVDYQKLDGRRSQWDTKFSGVRNILYERYTETTNENTKARLEKYIREEPCSSCHGARLRPEMLAVTVGGKSIYEVCCLSCRESLEFFEDLELTERQQFIGGRIVKEILERLRFLVDVGLDYLTLDRASATLSGGEAQRIRLATQIGAGLMGVLYILDEPSIGLHQRDNERLIKTLERLRDIGNTVIVVEHDEDTIRAADYVIDMGPGAGVNGGHVVAAGTPADIMACPDSMTGAYLTGKRMIRVPDERRKPGRGCLKITGARANNLKNVTAKIEFGTLTVVTGVSGSGKSSLVTDTIAPALTNAIHRSTRPVGPYKKIEGIECIDKVIDIDQSPIGRTPRSNPATYIGLWDDLRALFASTPESKARGYSPGRFSFNVSGGRCEACKGDGQIKIEMHFLPDIYVPCEACGGKRYNRETLEVTYRGKTISDVLDMSVAEALAFFGNIPQIKRKLQTLYDVGLGYVSLGQPATTLSGGEAQRVKLAKELHRRQTGKTFYILDEPTTGLHFEDVRQLLDVLQRLVDAGNTVLVIEHNLDVIKVADRLIDMGPEGGNGGGTVVVSGTPEQVAACPQSYTGKFLAPLLKRDKERQAQLDA from the coding sequence ATGTCTGATTCTTCTATCGTTATCCGTGGTGCGCGCGAACACAACCTGCGCAATATCGATGTTTCCATCCCGCGCGACGAGCTCGTGGTCATTACCGGTCTTTCGGGCTCGGGCAAGAGCTCGCTGGCGTTTGACACGATCTATGCCGAGGGTCAGCGTCGCTACGTGGAGAGCCTGTCGAGTTATGCGCGCCAGTTTTTAGGCCAGATGGACAAGCCCGATCTAGACTCGATCGACGGCCTTTCGCCGGCCGTCTCGATCGATCAGAAGACGACGTCCAAGAATCCGCGCTCGACGGTGGGTACTGTAACTGAGATTTATGACTACCTTCGCTTGCTTTTTGCACGCGTGGGCACGCCGCACTGTCCCGAGTGCGGTCGCGTTATCGAGCGCCAGACCACCGACCAGGTCGCCGATAAGGTCCTGGCAGCGGGAGAGGGTCGTCGTGCGTTTGTGCTGGCACCGGTGGTGCGCGGGCGCAAAGGCGAGTACGCAAAATTGTTCGAGGATCTTCGGGCTGAGGGCTTTAGCCGCGTGCGTGTCGACGGCGAAGTACGCTCGCTCGACGACCCCATCGATCTGGACAAAAAGTTCAAGCACGATATCGAGGTCGTAGTCGACCGCATCGTGATTCGGGAAAACTCTCTGGGCCGTATCGCCGAGTCGGTTGAACAGGCGACTGCCTTGGCACACGGCAATGTGAACGTGTACATGCTGCCCGATCGCGATGCTCCCGAGGGAACCGAGGGCGAGCTGCTGGAGTATTCGTTGGCTCTGGCGTGCCCGGAGCACGGGCACTCCATCGACGACCTACAACCCCGCGACTTTTCGTTCAACGCGCCCTATGGTGCGTGTCCCGAGTGCGATGGTCTGGGCTTTAAGAAAACGGTCGATGCCGAGGCGCTGATTGAGGACCCGTCGAAGTCGATTGCCGATGGGGTCTTTGGAAGCCTGTTCGGCAATTCGAACTACTACCCCCAGATCTTCGCCGCGGTCTGTAAGCACTTTAAGGTGAGCGCGGATACACCGTGGGAAGACCTACCTCCGCGAGTGCGCCGTGCATTTTTGGATGGCATGGGCGACAAGAAGATTTCGGTGGACTATCAAAAGCTCGACGGTCGTCGCAGCCAGTGGGACACCAAGTTTTCGGGCGTGCGCAATATCCTGTACGAGCGCTATACCGAGACGACCAACGAGAACACTAAGGCGCGCCTGGAGAAGTACATTCGCGAGGAGCCGTGTTCGAGCTGCCATGGTGCTCGCCTGCGCCCCGAGATGCTCGCCGTCACCGTGGGCGGCAAGTCCATTTATGAGGTTTGTTGCCTGTCGTGCCGCGAGTCGCTCGAGTTTTTTGAGGACCTTGAGCTCACCGAGCGTCAACAATTCATCGGCGGTCGTATCGTCAAGGAAATCCTGGAACGCTTGCGTTTTCTGGTTGATGTCGGCCTTGATTATCTGACGCTCGATCGTGCTTCGGCGACGCTTTCCGGCGGTGAGGCGCAGCGCATTCGCCTGGCTACGCAGATCGGTGCGGGCCTCATGGGCGTTCTCTATATTCTGGACGAGCCTTCGATTGGTCTTCACCAGCGCGACAACGAGCGGCTGATTAAGACACTCGAGCGCCTGCGCGATATCGGCAACACCGTTATCGTCGTTGAACACGATGAGGACACGATTCGCGCTGCCGACTATGTGATCGATATGGGGCCAGGCGCGGGCGTCAACGGCGGGCACGTGGTCGCCGCGGGAACGCCTGCCGATATCATGGCGTGCCCCGATTCCATGACGGGTGCTTATTTGACCGGCAAGCGGATGATCCGCGTGCCAGACGAGCGCCGCAAGCCCGGCCGCGGCTGCCTTAAGATCACGGGCGCCCGCGCCAACAACCTCAAAAACGTTACCGCCAAGATTGAGTTCGGTACGCTCACAGTCGTTACCGGTGTTTCGGGATCGGGCAAGAGCTCCCTGGTCACCGATACGATTGCGCCCGCGCTTACGAATGCCATCCACCGTTCGACGCGTCCCGTGGGTCCGTACAAGAAGATTGAGGGCATCGAGTGCATCGATAAGGTGATCGACATTGACCAGTCGCCGATCGGTCGCACGCCGCGTTCGAACCCTGCGACCTATATTGGCCTGTGGGATGATCTGCGCGCGCTGTTTGCGAGCACGCCGGAGTCGAAGGCGCGTGGCTACTCGCCGGGACGCTTCTCCTTTAATGTGAGCGGCGGACGCTGCGAGGCGTGCAAGGGCGACGGCCAGATCAAGATTGAGATGCACTTTCTTCCCGATATTTATGTTCCCTGCGAGGCTTGTGGCGGCAAGCGCTATAACCGCGAGACGCTCGAGGTTACCTATCGTGGCAAGACTATCTCGGACGTACTTGACATGAGCGTGGCCGAGGCACTGGCTTTCTTTGGGAATATTCCGCAGATCAAGCGAAAGCTTCAAACCCTGTATGACGTCGGCCTAGGTTATGTGAGCTTGGGCCAGCCCGCCACGACGCTCTCGGGTGGTGAGGCGCAGCGCGTAAAGCTCGCCAAGGAGCTTCATCGCCGTCAGACGGGTAAGACGTTCTATATTTTGGACGAGCCTACGACCGGTCTTCATTTTGAGGACGTTCGCCAGTTACTTGATGTGTTGCAGCGTCTAGTCGATGCGGGCAATACGGTGTTGGTGATCGAGCACAACCTCGATGTCATCAAGGTCGCCGACCGTCTGATCGATATGGGTCCCGAGGGTGGCAACGGTGGCGGAACTGTCGTGGTCTCGGGTACGCCAGAGCAGGTTGCGGCATGCCCGCAGAGCTATACCGGCAAGTTCTTGGCGCCGTTGCTCAAACGCGATAAGGAGCGTCAAGCGCAACTCGATGCCTAA
- the ybaK gene encoding Cys-tRNA(Pro) deacylase, producing the protein MPKAVKTPKTNAMRELESAGISYVLHTYEDDGDESSGLGVAISEQLGEEPGQGFKTLVCTTPSNDHVVCCIPVADELDLKAAARAAGEKSLTMMHVKDLLAATGYVRGGCSPVGMKKRFRTLIDETCVLWDTIFISGGKRGYQLELAPDDLVAFCGATVAPITRED; encoded by the coding sequence ATGCCGAAGGCCGTGAAGACGCCAAAGACCAACGCCATGCGCGAGCTGGAAAGCGCCGGCATCTCCTATGTTCTCCATACGTACGAAGACGATGGCGACGAATCGTCGGGGCTGGGCGTCGCGATTTCCGAGCAGCTTGGCGAGGAGCCCGGTCAGGGATTTAAGACCCTGGTCTGCACGACGCCGTCCAACGACCATGTCGTGTGCTGCATTCCCGTTGCCGACGAGCTCGACCTCAAGGCCGCCGCGCGCGCCGCAGGCGAAAAGTCGCTGACCATGATGCATGTCAAAGATTTGCTTGCCGCGACGGGGTATGTCCGCGGCGGTTGCAGTCCGGTCGGTATGAAAAAACGATTCCGGACGCTGATCGATGAGACATGCGTCCTTTGGGATACCATTTTTATCTCGGGTGGCAAGCGCGGCTATCAGCTTGAGCTTGCTCCCGATGACTTAGTTGCATTTTGCGGGGCGACGGTTGCCCCGATCACGAGAGAGGACTGA
- a CDS encoding murein biosynthesis integral membrane protein MurJ, whose amino-acid sequence MPQEESKRGAHFAKGSAPQTPAPEAASFDNEIRNAWSAAADPGETAVYLRAAGAGTALPRTVLSSARPDETAVFLAAAQSSASVMPIASEAPRAPRPDETAVFLMAAQGKSTPQSAPAARSAKPTAHDDGEPLLSDDEWSPLGSTDPVEGVAIDGDDDWDPLSFSARTVAANEVDTVFGDHAIFDDDAVSGNNMPNSDDAAPADDAVLVDDPFAMTGSFAVVDDLPPQDEVYEDSQDDVDDMGSSDYSTVGRSAGLMTVLTIVSRVTGFIRTWAMAAAIGMSLLSSSYQVANNLPNMLYELVMGGMLVTAFLPVYMGVRREQGREASNEYVGNLLGILLLLLGGISLLGTVFAPGFIWTQSFLSGDGGSMDTAAFMFRFFAIQILFYGLGSVFSGVLNAHRDYFWSTFAPVLNNVIVIASFMGFASVSAQFGEQAGIILIAVGTTLGVFVQMACQIPALGKHGVHPHIHIDFKDPALRQTIALGIPTLLATVCMFVSTSITNAAALVVQPETGPSVIAYARLWYTLPYALIAASLSTALYTELSHDAQEKDYDSVRTGISRGVAQMLFFLIPFAMYLIVFARPLNMIYCAGKFDESGVALVSEFLIYLALSLPLYGVVVLMQKSFSALLDMKPYGRYCLYSAIGQAGSVLLFGVVLGYGMPAIALSYVVDYVVLVGCSLWWLRRRLHGLQVKSILHGGFFGLLFGGLGAAAGAGVMWALEHFVGALGSSILITLGYVCVAGVVSLAVTFGLAFVFKMPEVSALLRRK is encoded by the coding sequence ATGCCGCAGGAAGAATCAAAGCGCGGAGCTCACTTTGCAAAAGGGTCGGCTCCTCAGACGCCCGCGCCCGAGGCCGCTTCGTTCGATAACGAGATTCGAAACGCCTGGTCCGCTGCCGCTGACCCGGGCGAGACGGCCGTGTACTTGCGTGCCGCCGGTGCCGGCACGGCACTTCCCCGTACGGTTCTTTCTTCGGCTCGTCCCGATGAGACGGCTGTCTTTTTGGCCGCCGCTCAATCGAGCGCCAGCGTGATGCCGATCGCCTCCGAGGCTCCTCGTGCGCCGCGTCCCGATGAGACGGCGGTGTTTTTGATGGCAGCCCAGGGAAAGAGCACACCGCAGAGCGCTCCTGCCGCTCGTTCCGCCAAGCCCACGGCTCATGATGATGGCGAACCGCTTCTTTCGGATGACGAATGGTCGCCGCTTGGTTCGACCGATCCCGTCGAGGGCGTGGCCATCGACGGTGATGACGACTGGGACCCTCTGTCGTTTTCTGCCCGAACCGTCGCCGCCAATGAAGTTGACACGGTGTTTGGCGACCATGCCATATTCGATGATGATGCCGTATCCGGTAACAACATGCCGAACAGCGATGACGCCGCACCTGCTGATGACGCCGTTTTGGTTGACGATCCCTTTGCGATGACCGGCTCCTTTGCCGTCGTGGACGATTTGCCGCCACAAGATGAGGTTTATGAGGACTCTCAGGACGACGTAGACGATATGGGTTCGTCGGACTACTCCACGGTTGGTCGTTCTGCTGGCCTTATGACCGTGCTGACCATCGTGTCGCGTGTCACCGGGTTTATCCGCACGTGGGCCATGGCGGCCGCCATCGGTATGTCGCTGCTCTCGTCCTCCTATCAGGTTGCCAACAACCTGCCCAACATGCTCTACGAGCTCGTGATGGGCGGCATGCTCGTTACGGCGTTTTTGCCGGTGTATATGGGTGTGAGGCGCGAGCAGGGTCGCGAGGCATCGAACGAGTATGTCGGCAACCTGCTTGGTATTCTGCTTCTGCTGCTGGGCGGTATCTCGCTGCTGGGCACCGTGTTTGCTCCCGGCTTTATTTGGACGCAGTCGTTCCTTTCGGGCGATGGCGGCAGCATGGATACCGCTGCGTTCATGTTCCGCTTCTTTGCTATTCAAATTCTGTTTTATGGCTTGGGCTCGGTGTTCTCGGGCGTTCTCAACGCACATCGCGACTATTTCTGGTCGACGTTTGCCCCGGTTCTCAACAATGTCATCGTCATCGCCAGCTTTATGGGCTTTGCTTCCGTGTCTGCACAATTTGGCGAGCAGGCCGGTATTATCTTGATCGCAGTTGGTACGACCCTCGGCGTCTTTGTCCAGATGGCCTGCCAGATTCCCGCGCTTGGCAAGCATGGCGTGCATCCTCATATCCATATCGACTTTAAGGATCCCGCGCTGCGACAGACGATCGCGCTTGGTATCCCGACGCTGCTCGCCACGGTGTGCATGTTTGTCTCGACCTCCATTACCAATGCCGCCGCGCTGGTGGTGCAGCCCGAGACCGGCCCTTCCGTCATCGCATATGCGCGCTTGTGGTACACATTGCCCTATGCGCTGATCGCCGCCTCGCTTTCGACGGCACTTTATACCGAACTCTCTCACGATGCGCAGGAGAAGGATTACGACAGCGTCCGCACGGGCATTTCGCGCGGTGTCGCCCAGATGCTCTTCTTCCTGATTCCGTTTGCGATGTATCTGATCGTCTTCGCCCGTCCGCTCAACATGATCTACTGCGCCGGCAAGTTCGATGAATCCGGTGTGGCGCTGGTGTCGGAGTTCCTTATCTATCTGGCACTTTCCCTGCCGCTCTACGGCGTGGTCGTGCTCATGCAGAAGAGCTTCTCGGCCTTGCTCGACATGAAGCCCTACGGTCGTTATTGCCTTTACTCTGCCATTGGACAGGCCGGTTCGGTGCTGCTGTTTGGCGTGGTGCTGGGCTACGGTATGCCGGCAATTGCGCTTTCGTACGTCGTTGACTACGTAGTCTTGGTCGGATGCTCACTGTGGTGGCTGCGCCGTCGTCTGCATGGCCTTCAGGTCAAGTCTATCCTGCATGGCGGTTTCTTCGGCCTACTGTTCGGTGGCTTGGGCGCTGCCGCGGGTGCCGGCGTCATGTGGGCACTTGAGCACTTTGTCGGAGCGCTTGGCAGTTCGATCCTAATTACCCTGGGCTACGTTTGTGTTGCAGGCGTCGTCTCGCTCGCTGTAACTTTTGGTCTCGCCTTCGTCTTTAAGATGCCCGAGGTCTCGGCGCTGCTTCGTCGCAAGTAG
- the uvrC gene encoding excinuclease ABC subunit UvrC, with protein MRVAGHDNIPTLAEQVSRVPTQPGCYLWKDAKGDVIYVGKAKNLRARMRQYVTLQDERQKIPLMMQLVASFDYIVVETEHEALVLERNLIGQYHPYFNVDLKDDKSYPFIAITKSDLFPAIKYTRERHKPGTRYFGPYTDSRAARETIDTLRKVIPICSASCAEWRRCRRIVESHKGEEDIVNMICAQNGRPCFDYHVGRGPGACVGAISPADYAKNVKRVERFLSGHRKDVVDELTSEMTEAAETLDFERAARVKRRLEVIRGLDDRQQVVFPSSVDIDVIGFYREETISAACVFVVREGRTVRTCEFILDKGLDVDEEELQSGFLKRYYDETADIPAEINLSVELEDAEALGEWLAGKRERSCHLHRPQRGEKHRLLDMASKNARHALMRYMMRTGYADDRTNQALLELESALALPAPPLRIECFDISTLHGTFTVASMVVFTNGRADKGQYRRFKIQAELDEANDFVSMSEVLGRRYAPERMADERFGSRPDLLVVDGGKPQLTAAIKQLEALGLDIPVCGLAKADEEVFVPWDETPVVLPTGSASLYLIKQVRDESHRFAITFHRELRDKAMTVSVLDDVPGVGPARKRAIMRHFGSMKRLRAASEQEIAEVRGVPADVAKAVHEALVAWNAERAQASASRSEN; from the coding sequence GTGCGCGTGGCAGGTCACGACAACATTCCAACACTTGCCGAGCAGGTTTCGCGCGTTCCCACGCAACCCGGCTGCTACCTTTGGAAAGATGCCAAGGGTGATGTCATCTATGTGGGCAAGGCAAAAAACCTGCGTGCCCGTATGCGTCAATACGTGACACTGCAGGACGAGCGTCAAAAGATCCCGCTCATGATGCAGCTGGTGGCGAGTTTCGACTATATCGTGGTGGAGACCGAGCACGAGGCATTGGTGCTCGAGCGCAATCTGATTGGCCAGTACCATCCGTACTTTAACGTCGATCTCAAAGACGATAAAAGCTATCCCTTTATCGCCATTACCAAGAGCGACTTGTTTCCGGCTATTAAATACACGCGAGAGCGTCATAAACCGGGAACGCGCTATTTTGGCCCCTATACCGATAGCCGTGCGGCGCGTGAGACCATCGATACGCTACGCAAGGTTATTCCTATTTGCTCGGCATCCTGTGCGGAATGGCGCCGCTGCCGCCGCATCGTCGAATCTCATAAGGGCGAAGAAGACATCGTCAATATGATTTGCGCGCAAAACGGGCGTCCCTGCTTTGACTACCATGTCGGGCGCGGGCCGGGCGCATGCGTCGGCGCGATTTCCCCTGCCGACTATGCCAAGAACGTCAAACGTGTCGAACGTTTCTTGTCGGGCCATCGCAAGGATGTCGTTGACGAGCTTACGTCCGAGATGACGGAGGCAGCCGAGACGCTCGATTTTGAGCGTGCGGCGCGCGTCAAGCGTCGCCTGGAAGTCATTAGGGGCCTGGACGATCGCCAACAGGTCGTTTTTCCATCGAGCGTCGATATCGACGTCATCGGCTTCTATCGCGAAGAGACTATCTCTGCCGCCTGTGTCTTTGTCGTTCGCGAGGGCCGAACGGTTCGAACTTGTGAGTTCATCCTCGATAAAGGCCTGGATGTCGACGAGGAAGAGCTTCAATCGGGCTTTCTTAAGCGCTATTACGACGAGACGGCTGATATTCCAGCCGAGATCAATCTCTCTGTCGAGCTTGAGGATGCCGAAGCGTTGGGGGAGTGGCTTGCGGGCAAGCGCGAACGCTCTTGCCATCTCCATAGGCCGCAGCGCGGCGAAAAGCACCGCCTGCTCGATATGGCTTCCAAAAATGCGCGCCATGCCCTCATGCGCTACATGATGCGCACGGGGTATGCTGACGATCGCACCAATCAAGCGCTCCTGGAGCTCGAAAGCGCGCTGGCGCTGCCTGCGCCGCCGTTGCGCATCGAGTGCTTCGATATCTCGACGTTGCACGGCACCTTTACCGTCGCTTCGATGGTGGTATTTACCAACGGCCGTGCCGACAAGGGCCAGTATCGTCGCTTTAAAATTCAGGCCGAATTGGACGAGGCGAACGACTTCGTATCGATGTCCGAGGTTCTGGGGCGTCGCTATGCTCCCGAGCGCATGGCGGACGAGCGCTTTGGCTCGCGCCCCGATTTGCTCGTTGTCGATGGCGGCAAACCGCAATTGACCGCTGCAATTAAGCAACTTGAGGCGCTTGGCCTCGATATACCAGTTTGTGGCTTGGCAAAGGCCGATGAGGAAGTTTTCGTGCCGTGGGACGAGACCCCCGTCGTGCTGCCGACCGGCTCCGCTTCGCTTTATCTGATCAAGCAGGTTCGCGATGAATCCCACCGATTTGCGATTACGTTCCATCGCGAGTTGCGCGATAAGGCTATGACGGTTTCGGTGCTTGACGACGTTCCGGGCGTGGGACCCGCCAGAAAACGTGCCATTATGCGCCATTTTGGCTCGATGAAGCGTTTGCGCGCGGCAAGCGAGCAGGAGATTGCGGAAGTTCGAGGCGTTCCGGCCGATGTCGCCAAAGCGGTCCACGAGGCACTTGTTGCATGGAATGCCGAGCGCGCCCAAGCATCGGCCAGCCGTTCCGAAAACTAA
- a CDS encoding ABC transporter substrate-binding protein translates to MAIINKGMSRRSFLGLTGSVAAVAGLGLTGCGGSSSDEGSASGSTDSANRGGGVITAGSAYAPSSFDPASTGSAVGLGANWHVVEGLYGIDYHDYSTFNELATDDPKSVDDTTFEVTIRKGAKFSDGTEVTADDVVASYTACAASATYAPFFQPFESIEAKDASTVTVKTKVPNFSLLKDRLAIIRVTPATQTEEDRAKQPIGSGPWMYDSISDTEITLVPNPEYNGEYAAEDKKIQYSILTDPTARVTAQQEGSTLVMELVTADAVDQLESAGCKIDNVQGFGTRFIMFNVAKEPWNNVKVRQAVMYALDTEKMVSNTFAGLATAASCYLPKSFTNYHEASTVYKTDAKKAKKLIEESGITPGAITLRTTDNEQIKGMAAQVKNDLDALGFEVTIQTDTSPATYAAIDGGEAYDILLAPGDPSCFGADPDLLLNWWYGDNVWMQTRCPWKESAEWQKLHGLMDEALAAEGDEQQKKWNECFDIIADNAVLYPVVHVKTVSASWDDPSTAPNGEALDGFKGIGTTSMSFRGVATVKA, encoded by the coding sequence ATGGCCATCATCAACAAGGGTATGTCCAGGCGTTCGTTCCTCGGCCTCACCGGCAGCGTCGCTGCTGTCGCAGGGCTTGGTCTCACCGGCTGCGGTGGCAGCTCTAGCGACGAGGGTTCCGCTTCCGGTTCCACCGATTCCGCCAACCGTGGCGGCGGCGTGATCACCGCTGGTTCCGCTTACGCTCCGTCCAGCTTCGACCCCGCCAGCACCGGCTCCGCTGTGGGCCTGGGTGCTAACTGGCACGTCGTCGAGGGCCTCTACGGCATCGATTACCACGACTACAGCACCTTCAACGAGCTCGCCACCGACGACCCCAAGTCTGTGGACGACACCACTTTCGAGGTTACCATCCGCAAGGGCGCCAAGTTCTCCGATGGCACCGAGGTCACCGCTGACGATGTCGTTGCCTCCTACACCGCTTGCGCCGCTTCCGCTACCTATGCTCCGTTCTTCCAGCCCTTCGAGTCCATCGAGGCTAAGGACGCCAGCACCGTGACGGTCAAGACCAAGGTCCCCAACTTCTCTCTGCTCAAGGATCGTCTTGCCATCATCCGCGTTACCCCGGCCACCCAGACCGAGGAGGATCGCGCCAAGCAGCCGATCGGCTCCGGCCCCTGGATGTACGACTCTATCTCCGATACCGAGATCACCCTGGTTCCCAACCCCGAGTACAACGGTGAGTATGCTGCCGAGGATAAGAAGATCCAGTACAGCATCCTGACCGACCCCACCGCTCGCGTTACCGCTCAGCAGGAGGGCTCCACGCTCGTTATGGAGCTCGTTACCGCTGACGCCGTCGACCAGCTCGAGAGCGCCGGCTGCAAGATCGATAACGTTCAGGGTTTCGGCACCCGCTTCATCATGTTCAACGTCGCCAAGGAGCCTTGGAACAACGTCAAGGTCCGTCAGGCTGTCATGTATGCGCTCGACACCGAGAAGATGGTCAGCAACACCTTTGCCGGCCTTGCCACCGCTGCCAGCTGCTACCTGCCCAAGAGCTTCACCAATTATCATGAGGCTTCCACGGTGTACAAGACCGACGCCAAGAAGGCTAAGAAGCTCATCGAGGAGTCCGGCATCACCCCGGGTGCCATCACCCTGCGCACCACCGACAACGAGCAGATCAAGGGCATGGCCGCCCAGGTCAAGAACGACCTCGACGCTCTCGGCTTTGAGGTGACCATCCAGACCGATACCTCGCCGGCCACCTACGCTGCCATCGACGGCGGCGAGGCCTACGATATCCTCCTTGCCCCTGGCGATCCTTCCTGCTTCGGCGCTGACCCCGACCTGCTGCTCAACTGGTGGTATGGCGACAACGTCTGGATGCAGACCCGTTGCCCGTGGAAGGAGTCCGCTGAGTGGCAGAAGCTTCACGGTCTCATGGACGAGGCTCTTGCCGCCGAGGGCGACGAGCAGCAGAAGAAGTGGAACGAGTGCTTCGACATCATCGCCGACAACGCCGTTCTGTACCCCGTTGTCCACGTCAAGACCGTCTCCGCTTCCTGGGACGATCCGTCCACCGCGCCCAACGGCGAGGCTCTCGACGGCTTCAAGGGCATCGGCACGACGAGCATGTC